The Caretta caretta isolate rCarCar2 chromosome 10, rCarCar1.hap1, whole genome shotgun sequence genome has a window encoding:
- the STARD5 gene encoding stAR-related lipid transfer protein 5 encodes MAYQERVRSLADTVQLYRKDPSGWQSCKRTNEVSIYWRPSTEFSGNIYKGDGIVSASPEAVWECLKPEAGGLRTKWDQNVKDFELIETISDTISICRTITPSAFMKIISPRDFVDVVLIKQYEDGTIASAATNVEHPLSPPQPTYVRGFNYPCGCFCIPVPGVPDKTQVLTFFQTDLGGYLPQTVVDSFFPSSMAGFYSNLSKAVKTVKTRPAFSQRKYESRC; translated from the exons ATGGCTTACCAGGAGCGGGTCCGCTCGCTGgcggacaccgtgcagctctacCGGAAGGACCCGAGTGGCTGGCAGAGCTGTAAGCGCACG AATGAAGTTTCAATTTATTGGAGACCATCAACTGAGTTTTCTGGCAACAT ATACAAAGGAGATGGAATAGTCTCTGCAAGTCCTGAGGCTGTCTGGGAGTGCTTAAAACCAGAAGCTGGTGGACTTAGAACAAAATGGGACCAAAATGTGAAGGACTTTGAGCTGATTGAAACTATTAGTGAT ACTATCTCTATATGCAGAACTATTACCCCATCAGCCTTCATGAAGATTATTTCTCCAAGAGATTTTGTAGATGTGGTGCTAATTAAGCAGTATGAAGACGGGACTATAGCATCTGCTG cAACCAATGTGGAACATCCACTCAGTCCTCCCCAACCCACATACGTTAGAGGGTTTAATTATCCCTGTGGCTGTTTCTGTATACCTGTTCCAGG GGTACCAGACAAGACCCAAGTCCTCACTTTCTTTCAGACTGATCTTGGTGGCTATCTTCCCCAGACTGTAGTGGACTCATTCTTTCCGAGCAGCATGGCTGGATTTTACAGCAATCTGTCCAAAGCGGTAAAGACAGTGAAAACTCGACCGGCATTTTCTCAAAGGAAATACGAGTCTCGTTGCTGA